The Pasteurella multocida genome contains a region encoding:
- the dnaX gene encoding DNA polymerase III subunit gamma/tau yields MSYQVLARKWRPKTFSDVVGQTHILTALSNGLKENRLHHAYLFSGTRGVGKTSIARLFAKGLNCVHGVTAEPCGECEHCKAIEQGNFIDLIEIDAASRTKVEDTRELLDNVQYKPVQGRYKVYLIDEVHMLSRHSFNALLKTLEEPPEYVKFLLATTDPQKLPITILSRCMQFHLKALEQQQIAQHLEFILTQEKIPFEFLALEKLAKAAQGSIRDSLSLTDQAIAMSNGNITLNVVHEMLGLLDDDQALDIIHALQQGQGESVMKGVQAVAEKGGDWDELLRDIGENLHKIAMQQLLPSSQLDDTSRIGFLASHISPEDVQFFYQVMLTGRKELPYAPNRRIGVEMTLLRALAFHPKFVAVAPTHATPIFEQDTGGSSTRHIEVPIVSQNIKSQYKSQVKSTVAAPAQVSPPVEEKVHTHTEETETYSPAFDALAQIDKLDHLTITPQKEKKKYSSSTEALAPRVSLSSDTSSSTLTSLPVIESKPRDTSFIKNKASALSTLSAPETALSSASPLNTPVLQATQHTEPEGEDEDDIIDDTLLAETYRWEWRNPELAKTQEGIKPSALKQRLEQEITPELRAKVIDIARKQDFWTDCVESLDIQNLTKELALNCILLSHDGAAFHLGVRDNKAHLHTTNAQQQLQQALSQLQQQAMNVLISPTDSDNLTPTEWYRQTYKALREKAQQALQHDEKLQLFLHEFSAEIELSTVKPI; encoded by the coding sequence ATGAGTTATCAAGTCTTGGCACGAAAATGGCGACCAAAAACCTTTAGTGACGTGGTTGGGCAAACCCATATTTTAACCGCGCTTTCTAATGGGTTGAAAGAAAATCGCCTGCATCATGCCTATCTCTTTTCTGGAACGCGTGGTGTAGGGAAAACGTCGATAGCTCGTTTATTTGCGAAAGGCTTAAATTGCGTTCATGGTGTGACAGCTGAACCTTGTGGTGAATGTGAACATTGTAAAGCAATTGAACAGGGAAACTTTATTGATCTGATTGAAATTGACGCAGCATCACGTACGAAAGTCGAAGATACGCGTGAGTTATTGGATAATGTACAATACAAACCAGTACAAGGACGCTATAAGGTTTATCTAATCGACGAAGTCCATATGCTTTCCCGTCATTCGTTTAACGCTTTACTGAAAACCTTAGAAGAACCACCGGAGTATGTCAAATTCTTACTGGCGACCACTGATCCGCAAAAACTGCCTATTACGATTTTATCCCGTTGTATGCAGTTTCATTTAAAGGCGTTGGAACAGCAACAAATCGCACAGCATCTTGAATTTATTCTTACCCAAGAGAAAATCCCCTTTGAGTTTCTTGCGTTAGAAAAATTAGCCAAAGCTGCACAGGGCAGTATTCGTGATAGCTTAAGTTTAACGGATCAAGCGATTGCAATGAGTAATGGCAACATTACCTTAAATGTGGTGCATGAGATGTTAGGCTTGCTTGATGATGATCAAGCTTTAGACATTATCCATGCTTTGCAACAAGGGCAGGGTGAGTCAGTGATGAAAGGGGTACAAGCCGTTGCGGAAAAAGGGGGAGATTGGGACGAATTATTGCGTGATATCGGCGAGAATTTGCATAAAATTGCCATGCAACAGTTATTGCCTAGTTCACAGCTGGATGACACGAGTCGAATCGGTTTTCTAGCCAGTCATATTTCACCAGAAGATGTGCAGTTTTTCTATCAAGTTATGCTCACGGGACGTAAAGAACTGCCGTATGCGCCAAATCGTCGTATTGGGGTTGAAATGACGTTATTGCGGGCATTAGCCTTTCATCCTAAATTCGTTGCTGTGGCACCAACGCATGCAACGCCCATCTTTGAGCAAGATACAGGTGGTTCATCAACGCGTCATATTGAAGTCCCGATCGTTTCACAAAATATAAAATCGCAATATAAAAGCCAAGTGAAATCAACAGTCGCAGCGCCGGCACAGGTTAGCCCTCCTGTTGAGGAAAAGGTGCACACACACACAGAAGAAACGGAAACGTATTCGCCTGCATTTGATGCTTTAGCTCAGATTGATAAATTAGATCATTTAACCATCACACCACAGAAAGAAAAAAAAAAGTATAGTTCATCAACAGAAGCGTTAGCACCACGGGTTTCCTTATCAAGTGATACCTCCTCTTCTACGTTAACATCATTACCGGTGATTGAAAGTAAACCGCGTGATACAAGTTTCATAAAAAATAAGGCTTCCGCTTTATCAACACTATCTGCGCCAGAAACGGCGCTATCCTCAGCCTCTCCTTTAAATACGCCTGTATTACAAGCAACACAGCATACTGAACCTGAAGGAGAAGACGAAGATGACATCATCGATGATACGCTTTTGGCGGAAACTTATCGTTGGGAATGGCGTAATCCAGAATTGGCTAAAACACAAGAAGGGATTAAGCCTTCTGCTTTAAAACAGCGTTTAGAACAAGAAATTACGCCTGAATTGCGCGCGAAAGTGATTGATATCGCGCGTAAACAAGATTTTTGGACAGATTGTGTAGAGTCACTTGATATCCAGAATTTAACCAAAGAATTAGCCTTAAACTGTATTTTACTTTCACATGATGGGGCGGCGTTTCACCTTGGCGTGCGTGACAACAAAGCGCACTTACACACCACGAATGCACAACAGCAGTTACAACAAGCATTGAGCCAGTTACAACAGCAAGCTATGAATGTGCTGATCTCGCCGACGGACTCTGACAACTTGACACCAACAGAATGGTATCGGCAAACCTATAAAGCGTTGCGTGAAAAAGCGCAACAAGCGTTACAGCATGATGAGAAATTGCAGCTTTTTTTACATGAATTTAGTGCAGAAATCGAGCTTTCGACAGTAAAACCCATTTAA